The Cellulomonas fulva genome includes a window with the following:
- a CDS encoding alpha/beta fold hydrolase, which yields MHGTRTSSAIWDPQVTALARHGHPTVALDLPGHGTRSDERFTLEGALAAIDEAVARCAVPPLLVGLSLGGYVSLAYAGRHSDRVAGVVLAGCSTQTRGPVLRGYSRASTWVTRVLGTGRGTWHVVTDMLHALAGYSPLADLRRLHHLPVWLVNGRADPLRLEERRYLRARPGTTLTVVPRAGHDVNTHAPAAFNRVLLTALHELATAPAAVARVVLPQPTPVPLPAL from the coding sequence GTGCACGGCACGCGCACGTCGTCGGCCATCTGGGACCCGCAGGTCACGGCGCTCGCACGGCACGGTCACCCGACCGTCGCCCTCGACCTGCCGGGGCACGGGACCCGGTCCGACGAGCGGTTCACGCTCGAGGGCGCGCTCGCCGCGATCGACGAGGCCGTCGCGCGCTGCGCGGTCCCTCCCCTGCTCGTCGGGCTCTCGCTGGGCGGGTACGTCAGCCTCGCGTACGCCGGCCGCCACTCCGACCGGGTCGCGGGCGTGGTCCTCGCCGGCTGCTCGACGCAGACCCGCGGCCCGGTGCTGCGTGGGTACAGCCGGGCGTCGACCTGGGTCACGCGGGTCCTCGGGACCGGGCGCGGCACCTGGCACGTGGTCACCGACATGCTGCACGCGCTCGCCGGGTACTCGCCGCTGGCGGACCTGCGCCGCCTGCACCACCTGCCGGTCTGGCTGGTCAACGGCCGGGCGGACCCGCTGCGCCTCGAGGAGCGCCGCTACCTGCGCGCCCGCCCGGGCACGACGCTGACGGTCGTGCCCCGCGCGGGCCACGACGTGAACACCCACGCCCCCGCAGCGTTCAACCGCGTGCTGCTCACGGCGCTGCACGAGCTCGCCACCGCGCCGGCCGCGGTCGCACGCGTCGTCCTGCCGCAGCCCACGCCGGTGCCCCTCCCGGCGCTCTGA
- a CDS encoding GspE/PulE family protein: MKQLGEILLGEGIVTEAQLLAAIDEQVVSGTSLGRTLVELGMLTENQLVQALATQVGMQFVDLDEHPVDRAAVAMVPGALCRRYTVLPIAIENGVLVLATADPGNVMAVDDVRTVSGLQVLPVISSYDVLVRAIDRFVRADGEMENLSSAFEDAQPEPEADLSRMGDFVDDDAPIVRYVNLLVTQAITDRASDIHIEPTEHDLRVRYRIDGVLHETQRSPKNITGGVVSRVKIMSDIDIAEKRKPQDGRMSVVHNGRKIDLRVATLPTVWGEKIVMRILDNSTASLDLRDLSFLEHNYQTYQESYTKPYGMILVTGPTGSGKSTTLYATLNAVSKPDINVITVEDPVEYRLAGINQVQVNPKAGLTFAAALRSILRSDPDVVLLGEIRDHETAQIAIEAALTGHLVLSTLHTNDAPSAVTRLTEMGIEPFLVGSALDCVVAQRLARRLCPKCKVPYQPTPEEMEAARFPWVPGEPLPEIFRPGGCTACSRTGYKGRLALHEVMRVTEDIERHAVAHSSSADIAATAVRQGMTSLRDDGWHKVALGQTSIEEILRVVA, from the coding sequence GTGAAGCAGCTGGGCGAGATCCTTCTCGGCGAGGGAATCGTGACCGAGGCGCAGCTGCTCGCTGCGATCGACGAGCAGGTCGTCTCGGGCACCTCGCTGGGCCGCACGCTGGTCGAGCTCGGGATGCTCACGGAGAACCAGCTCGTGCAGGCGCTGGCGACGCAGGTCGGCATGCAGTTCGTCGACCTCGACGAGCACCCGGTGGACCGCGCTGCCGTCGCGATGGTGCCCGGGGCCCTGTGCCGTCGGTACACCGTGCTCCCGATCGCGATCGAGAACGGCGTCCTCGTGCTCGCCACCGCCGACCCCGGCAACGTCATGGCGGTCGACGACGTCCGGACCGTGTCCGGCCTGCAGGTCCTGCCGGTCATCTCGTCCTACGACGTCCTGGTGCGTGCGATCGACCGGTTCGTCCGTGCCGACGGCGAGATGGAGAACCTGTCCTCGGCGTTCGAGGACGCGCAGCCGGAGCCGGAGGCCGACCTGTCGCGGATGGGCGACTTCGTCGACGACGACGCGCCGATCGTCCGCTACGTGAACCTGCTGGTGACCCAGGCGATCACGGACCGCGCGTCCGACATCCACATCGAGCCGACCGAGCACGACCTGCGCGTCCGCTACCGCATCGACGGCGTGCTGCACGAGACGCAGCGCTCGCCCAAGAACATCACCGGCGGCGTCGTGTCCCGCGTGAAGATCATGAGCGACATCGACATCGCCGAGAAGCGCAAGCCGCAGGACGGCCGCATGTCGGTGGTGCACAACGGTCGCAAGATCGACCTCCGCGTCGCGACGCTGCCGACGGTGTGGGGCGAGAAGATCGTCATGCGCATCCTCGACAACTCCACGGCGAGCCTGGACCTGCGGGACCTGAGCTTCCTGGAGCACAACTACCAGACGTACCAGGAGTCGTACACCAAGCCGTACGGCATGATCCTCGTGACCGGGCCGACGGGTTCGGGGAAGTCGACCACGCTGTACGCGACGCTCAACGCGGTGTCCAAGCCGGACATCAACGTCATCACCGTCGAGGACCCGGTCGAGTACCGGCTCGCCGGCATCAACCAGGTCCAGGTCAACCCGAAGGCGGGCCTGACGTTCGCCGCGGCGCTGCGCTCGATCCTGCGCTCCGACCCGGACGTGGTCCTGCTCGGTGAGATCCGCGACCACGAGACCGCGCAGATCGCGATCGAGGCCGCCCTGACCGGCCACCTGGTGCTCTCGACGCTCCACACGAACGACGCGCCGTCCGCGGTCACCCGACTGACCGAGATGGGCATCGAGCCCTTCCTCGTCGGGTCCGCGCTCGACTGCGTGGTCGCCCAGCGACTGGCTCGTCGGCTCTGCCCGAAGTGCAAGGTGCCGTACCAGCCGACGCCCGAGGAGATGGAAGCCGCGCGCTTCCCGTGGGTGCCGGGGGAGCCGCTGCCGGAGATCTTCCGACCCGGGGGCTGCACGGCGTGCTCGAGGACCGGGTACAAGGGCCGGCTCGCCCTGCACGAGGTCATGCGCGTCACCGAGGACATCGAACGGCACGCGGTCGCCCACTCGTCCTCCGCCGACATCGCGGCCACGGCCGTGCGCCAGGGCATGACGTCGCTCCGCGACGACGGCTGGCACAAGGTGGCCCTTGGCCAGACCTCGATCGAGGAGATCCTCCGCGTGGTCGCCTGA
- a CDS encoding type II secretion system protein, which yields MIARIRKSMEEKDQGFTLIELLVVMIIIGILAAIAIPVFLNQRKKAEDSAAKADVSTIGKEVATYYVDNADDATLTVEDSTGRYVLSGAGVASGSGDLGKVSNNVELDGSTDLGTSDDWCVAVVNDKGDKAVDGFKYSAKGGLEEGTC from the coding sequence ATGATCGCTCGCATCCGCAAGTCCATGGAGGAGAAGGACCAGGGCTTCACCCTGATCGAGCTCCTCGTCGTCATGATCATCATCGGCATCCTCGCGGCCATCGCGATCCCGGTGTTCCTCAACCAGCGCAAGAAGGCCGAGGACTCGGCGGCCAAGGCGGACGTGTCGACCATCGGCAAGGAGGTCGCCACGTACTACGTCGACAACGCCGACGACGCGACGCTGACGGTCGAGGACTCGACCGGCCGCTACGTCCTGTCCGGCGCTGGAGTCGCATCGGGCAGCGGTGACCTGGGCAAGGTCTCGAACAACGTCGAGCTCGACGGGTCGACCGACCTCGGCACCTCCGACGACTGGTGCGTCGCTGTCGTCAACGACAAGGGCGACAAGGCCGTCGACGGCTTCAAGTACTCCGCCAAGGGCGGCCTCGAAGAGGGCACCTGCTGA
- the pyk gene encoding pyruvate kinase: MRRAKIVCTLGPATESLDMIQALVDAGMDVARINRSHGEPEEHAKVIKNVRAAAQASGRSVAVLVDLQGPKIRLGRFVEGKHDLAVGDTFVITTDDVEGTKERVSTTFKGLVGDVSPGDPILIDDGKVLVRVVEVKGNDVVTRVEVPGAVSNNKGLNLPGVAVSVPAMSDKDEADLRWGLAQGADFIALSFVRNASDYDRVRQIMDEEGRVVPVIAKIEKPQAVENLTEIVAAFDGIMVARGDLGVELPLEQVPLVQKRAVELARRNAKPVIVATQVLESMTTNPRPTRAEASDCANAVLDGADAVMLSGETSVGDYPIETVRTMARIIESTEELGRERIAPLGSVPHTRGGAITRAAAEIGERLGVKYLVTFTQSGDSARRMSRLRSSIPLLAFTPVDSVRNVLSLSWGVQTHQVPQVASTDEMVGQVDKTLQANGLAEQGDYVVVVCGAPVGVVGSTNSIVVHKIGDESDRIA, encoded by the coding sequence ATGCGTAGAGCAAAGATCGTCTGCACCCTCGGCCCGGCGACGGAGTCGCTCGACATGATCCAGGCGCTCGTCGACGCCGGCATGGACGTGGCGCGCATCAACCGCAGCCACGGCGAGCCCGAGGAGCACGCCAAGGTCATCAAGAACGTCCGCGCCGCGGCGCAGGCGTCCGGCCGCTCGGTCGCCGTCCTCGTCGACCTGCAGGGCCCCAAGATCCGGCTCGGCCGGTTCGTCGAGGGCAAGCACGACCTCGCGGTCGGCGACACGTTCGTCATCACGACCGACGACGTCGAGGGCACCAAGGAGCGCGTCTCGACGACGTTCAAGGGCCTCGTCGGCGACGTCAGCCCGGGTGACCCGATCCTCATCGACGACGGCAAGGTGCTCGTGCGCGTCGTCGAGGTCAAGGGCAACGACGTCGTCACGCGCGTCGAGGTCCCCGGTGCGGTGTCCAACAACAAGGGCCTGAACCTGCCGGGCGTCGCCGTGTCGGTCCCCGCGATGAGCGACAAGGACGAGGCGGACCTGCGCTGGGGCCTGGCGCAGGGCGCCGACTTCATCGCGCTGTCCTTCGTGCGGAACGCCTCCGACTACGACCGCGTGCGGCAGATCATGGACGAGGAGGGGCGCGTCGTCCCCGTCATCGCCAAGATCGAGAAGCCCCAGGCCGTCGAGAACCTGACCGAGATCGTCGCGGCGTTCGACGGCATCATGGTCGCCCGCGGTGACCTCGGCGTGGAGCTCCCGCTCGAGCAGGTGCCGCTGGTGCAGAAGCGGGCCGTCGAGCTGGCCCGGCGCAACGCCAAGCCGGTCATCGTCGCCACCCAGGTGCTCGAGTCCATGACGACGAACCCGCGCCCGACCCGCGCCGAGGCGTCCGACTGCGCCAACGCGGTGCTCGACGGCGCGGACGCGGTCATGCTCTCCGGCGAGACGAGCGTCGGTGACTACCCGATCGAGACGGTCCGCACCATGGCGCGGATCATCGAGTCCACCGAGGAGCTCGGCCGGGAGCGCATCGCGCCCCTCGGCTCGGTCCCGCACACGCGCGGTGGCGCGATCACGCGGGCGGCCGCCGAGATCGGCGAGCGGCTGGGCGTGAAGTACCTGGTCACGTTCACGCAGTCCGGTGACTCGGCGCGCCGCATGTCGCGGCTGCGCTCGTCGATCCCGCTGCTGGCGTTCACGCCCGTCGACTCCGTGCGCAACGTCCTGTCGCTGAGCTGGGGCGTGCAGACGCACCAGGTGCCGCAGGTCGCCAGCACCGACGAGATGGTGGGCCAGGTCGACAAGACGCTGCAGGCCAACGGCCTGGCCGAGCAGGGCGACTACGTGGTCGTCGTGTGCGGCGCGCCCGTGGGCGTCGTCGGGTCCACGAACTCGATCGTCGTGCACAAGATCGGCGACGAGAGCGACCGCATCGCCTGA
- a CDS encoding glutamate synthase subunit beta, which produces MADHRGFLKVRERELPPNRPVEVRLRDWKDVHAHLEDGQPFLKEQAGRCMDCGIPFCHNGCPLGNLIPEWNDLVWRGQWGDAIERLHATNNFPEFTGRICPAPCESSCVLGINQPPVTIKNVEVSIIDEAFERGLVTPQVPQRLTGHTVAVVGSGPAGLAAAQQLTRAGHTVAVYERDDAIGGLLRYGVPDFKLEKIHIDRRMAQMSAEGTRFRPGVEIGRDITWEQLQARYDAIVIATGATVPRELRVPGNDLDGVMFAMDYLHPANAAAAGRPVEGQVTAEGKHVVIIGGGDTGSDCLGTALRQGAASVTTLAIGKTPPADRPANQPWPTDPIVFEVSSSHEEGGERAYLASTVGFEPDETGTRVARLRLATTEYLPDGRRVPTPGTEREIPADLVLVAMGFTGPETEAVVGQLGVQVTPRGAFTRDDDFATAVPGVFVAGDAGRGQSLIVWAIAEGRAAAAAVDTYLSGATELPRPVAASTVALRP; this is translated from the coding sequence GTGGCTGACCACCGTGGCTTTCTGAAGGTCCGGGAGCGCGAGCTCCCGCCGAACCGTCCGGTCGAGGTGCGCCTGCGCGACTGGAAGGACGTGCACGCCCACCTCGAGGACGGTCAGCCGTTCCTCAAGGAGCAGGCGGGCCGCTGCATGGACTGCGGCATCCCGTTCTGCCACAACGGCTGCCCGCTGGGGAACCTCATCCCCGAGTGGAACGACCTGGTGTGGCGCGGGCAGTGGGGCGACGCGATCGAGCGCCTGCACGCGACCAACAACTTCCCGGAGTTCACGGGCCGCATCTGCCCGGCCCCGTGCGAGTCGTCGTGCGTCCTGGGGATCAACCAGCCGCCGGTGACCATCAAGAACGTCGAGGTCTCGATCATCGACGAGGCGTTCGAGCGTGGGCTCGTCACGCCGCAGGTGCCGCAGCGGCTCACGGGCCACACGGTCGCGGTGGTCGGGTCCGGCCCCGCGGGCCTCGCCGCCGCGCAGCAGCTCACGCGCGCCGGCCACACGGTCGCGGTGTACGAGCGGGACGACGCCATCGGCGGCCTCCTGCGCTACGGCGTGCCGGACTTCAAGCTCGAGAAGATCCACATCGACCGCCGGATGGCGCAGATGTCGGCCGAGGGCACGCGGTTCCGCCCCGGCGTGGAGATCGGCCGCGACATCACGTGGGAGCAGCTGCAGGCGCGGTACGACGCGATCGTCATCGCGACCGGCGCGACGGTCCCGCGCGAGCTGCGCGTCCCGGGCAACGACCTCGACGGCGTGATGTTCGCGATGGACTACCTGCACCCGGCGAACGCCGCGGCCGCGGGCCGGCCCGTCGAGGGCCAGGTCACGGCCGAGGGCAAGCACGTCGTGATCATCGGCGGCGGCGACACCGGCTCGGACTGCCTCGGCACCGCGCTGCGCCAGGGTGCGGCGTCGGTCACGACGCTCGCCATCGGCAAGACGCCCCCGGCGGACCGGCCCGCGAACCAGCCCTGGCCCACCGACCCGATCGTCTTCGAGGTCTCGTCCTCGCACGAGGAGGGCGGCGAGCGCGCGTACCTGGCGTCCACGGTCGGCTTCGAGCCCGACGAGACCGGCACGCGCGTCGCCCGGCTGCGGCTGGCGACCACCGAGTACCTCCCCGACGGCCGGCGCGTCCCGACGCCCGGCACCGAGCGGGAGATCCCGGCGGACCTCGTGCTCGTCGCGATGGGCTTCACCGGACCGGAGACCGAGGCCGTCGTCGGCCAGCTCGGCGTCCAGGTGACTCCGCGCGGGGCGTTCACCCGGGACGACGACTTCGCGACGGCGGTGCCGGGCGTGTTCGTCGCCGGCGACGCGGGCCGCGGGCAGTCGCTGATCGTCTGGGCGATCGCCGAGGGCCGCGCCGCGGCCGCCGCGGTGGACACCTACCTGTCCGGCGCCACCGAGCTGCCCCGCCCGGTCGCCGCGAGCACGGTGGCCCTGCGCCCCTGA
- a CDS encoding type II secretion system F family protein, whose product MSTEAKTFEYAVRDKAGKLVKGRVEAPNQAAVANRLRDMGLAAVSISEVNSSGLNREINIGGERVSLKDLAVMSRQMATMIDSGLSLLRALSILAEQTESKVLARIIGQVRNDVEVGTALSVALAKHEHIFPPLMINMVKAGEVGGFLDKALVSVADNFEAEVKLRNKIKSAMTYPVVVFVVAILATIGMLLFIVPVFAGMFTTLGGELPLPTKILMYLSQGMKITIIPLVIALVAFSVWWGRNKNSRAVREKIDPIKLKLPVFGNLFRKIAVARFTRNFGTMIHSGVPLLQALEVVGETSGNMVIEWAAKDVQESVRRGESLAGPLAHHSVFPPMVVQMMAVGEDTGALDTMLGKVADFYDDEVESTTEQLTSLIEPIMIVVIGAIIGSMVIAMYMPIFGIFNLIE is encoded by the coding sequence ATGTCGACCGAGGCCAAGACCTTCGAGTACGCCGTCCGCGACAAGGCGGGCAAGCTCGTCAAGGGCCGCGTGGAGGCACCCAACCAGGCGGCGGTCGCGAACCGGCTGCGGGACATGGGGCTCGCGGCGGTCTCGATCAGCGAGGTGAACTCCTCCGGGCTGAACCGCGAGATCAACATCGGTGGCGAGCGCGTCTCGCTCAAGGACCTCGCGGTCATGTCGCGCCAGATGGCCACGATGATCGACTCGGGCCTGTCGCTCCTGCGCGCGCTGTCGATCCTCGCCGAGCAGACCGAGAGCAAGGTGCTCGCGAGGATCATCGGCCAGGTCCGCAACGACGTCGAGGTCGGCACCGCGCTGTCCGTGGCCCTCGCGAAGCACGAGCACATCTTCCCGCCGCTCATGATCAACATGGTCAAGGCCGGCGAGGTGGGCGGCTTCCTGGACAAGGCCCTCGTGTCCGTCGCCGACAACTTCGAGGCCGAGGTCAAGCTGCGGAACAAGATCAAGTCCGCGATGACCTACCCCGTCGTGGTCTTCGTGGTCGCGATCCTCGCGACCATCGGCATGCTCCTGTTCATCGTGCCCGTGTTCGCCGGCATGTTCACGACGCTCGGCGGCGAGCTCCCCCTGCCGACCAAGATCCTCATGTACCTGTCGCAGGGGATGAAGATCACCATCATCCCGCTCGTGATCGCGCTCGTGGCGTTCTCGGTCTGGTGGGGGCGCAACAAGAACAGCCGCGCGGTGCGGGAGAAGATCGACCCGATCAAGCTCAAGCTCCCCGTCTTCGGCAACCTGTTCCGCAAGATCGCGGTCGCGCGCTTCACCCGCAACTTCGGCACGATGATCCACTCCGGCGTCCCGTTGCTCCAGGCGCTCGAGGTGGTCGGCGAGACGAGCGGCAACATGGTGATCGAGTGGGCCGCCAAGGACGTGCAGGAGTCGGTGCGCCGCGGCGAGTCGCTCGCGGGGCCGCTCGCGCACCACTCCGTCTTCCCGCCCATGGTCGTGCAGATGATGGCGGTCGGCGAGGACACCGGCGCGCTCGACACCATGCTCGGCAAGGTCGCCGACTTCTACGACGACGAGGTCGAGTCGACCACCGAGCAGCTCACGAGCCTCATCGAGCCCATCATGATCGTCGTCATCGGCGCGATCATCGGCTCGATGGTCATCGCGATGTACATGCCGATCTTCGGGATCTTCAACCTCATCGAGTGA
- a CDS encoding PilT/PilU family type 4a pilus ATPase, with product MSEHYQPLGEPTRPLPPYRPAGPQAGVSGASPQPVFSPIPSQSTSNAPEAPMSVAAAREQYRGPQTPAAGSVAHPTYVPVGATSFTPGGGAPAPGVPAPAAPAAAASVPARTPAAGATFSPGGPGGGTVFTPVPSQSTAPAAPAPAPGTFQPAPQPAQQTAVMPPVPGQPAGGQGARPAGAPAPSTTRRDRAAGRIGMAQDAQDGDVDIDEVLTRMVELGASDVHFTTGAPPMIRVSGSLKPLEGFGPMSPEPLRRTLYAILTQKQRETFEANLELDFSHAVRGLARFRVNLYQQRESVGAAFRVIPYEIKPLEELGVPAVVANFSGLPRGLVLVTGPTGSGKSTTLAAIVDLANRTREDHIMTVEDPIEFLHRHKKSLVNQREVGADTLSFANALKHVLRQDPDIILVGEMRDLETISVALTAAETGHLVFATLHTQDAAQTIDRVIDVFPSHQQEQVRTQLAGAIQGVVCQTLCKRADSPGRAVATEVLVATPAIRNLIREGKTHQIYSAMQAGAKQGMHTMDQHLAELVKEGKISYEVGLEKCHHAEDYNRLTGRFSGATQGATNLADPVLTGAPMNHGQVM from the coding sequence GTGAGCGAGCACTACCAGCCGCTGGGCGAGCCCACGCGCCCGCTGCCGCCGTACCGGCCGGCGGGGCCGCAGGCGGGAGTCTCGGGTGCGTCACCCCAGCCGGTGTTCTCGCCCATCCCGTCCCAGTCGACGAGCAACGCCCCCGAGGCCCCGATGTCGGTGGCCGCTGCTCGGGAGCAGTACCGCGGGCCGCAGACGCCGGCGGCCGGCAGCGTCGCCCACCCCACCTACGTGCCCGTCGGCGCGACGAGCTTCACGCCCGGCGGCGGTGCACCCGCTCCCGGCGTGCCCGCACCCGCTGCGCCCGCCGCTGCCGCATCCGTTCCCGCGCGGACCCCCGCCGCGGGTGCGACCTTCTCGCCGGGCGGCCCCGGCGGCGGCACGGTGTTCACGCCGGTGCCCTCGCAGTCCACCGCTCCGGCTGCGCCCGCACCGGCGCCCGGGACGTTCCAGCCCGCGCCCCAGCCGGCGCAGCAGACCGCCGTGATGCCGCCGGTCCCGGGCCAGCCCGCCGGCGGCCAGGGTGCGCGACCTGCCGGGGCGCCCGCTCCGTCCACGACGCGGCGCGACCGTGCCGCGGGACGCATCGGCATGGCGCAGGACGCGCAGGACGGCGACGTCGACATCGACGAGGTGCTGACCCGCATGGTCGAGCTGGGCGCGTCGGACGTGCACTTCACGACGGGCGCCCCGCCGATGATCCGTGTCTCCGGCTCGCTCAAGCCGCTCGAGGGCTTCGGGCCGATGAGCCCCGAGCCGCTGCGGCGCACGCTCTACGCGATCCTCACCCAGAAGCAGCGGGAGACCTTCGAGGCGAACCTCGAGCTCGACTTCTCGCACGCGGTCCGTGGGCTCGCGCGGTTCCGCGTCAACCTGTACCAGCAGCGCGAGTCGGTCGGCGCCGCGTTCCGCGTGATCCCCTACGAGATCAAGCCGCTCGAGGAGCTCGGGGTCCCCGCGGTGGTCGCGAACTTCTCGGGGCTGCCGCGCGGCCTGGTCCTCGTGACGGGGCCGACCGGCTCGGGCAAGTCGACCACGCTGGCGGCGATCGTCGACCTCGCGAACCGCACGCGCGAGGACCACATCATGACGGTCGAGGACCCGATCGAGTTCCTGCACCGGCACAAGAAGTCGCTGGTCAACCAGCGCGAGGTCGGTGCCGACACGCTGTCGTTCGCCAACGCGCTCAAGCACGTGCTGCGCCAGGACCCGGACATCATCCTGGTCGGGGAGATGCGTGACCTGGAGACGATCTCGGTCGCGCTGACCGCGGCGGAGACGGGGCACCTCGTCTTCGCGACCCTGCACACGCAGGACGCCGCCCAGACGATCGACCGCGTGATCGACGTCTTCCCGTCGCACCAGCAGGAGCAGGTGCGCACCCAGCTCGCGGGCGCGATCCAGGGCGTGGTGTGCCAGACGCTGTGCAAGCGGGCGGACTCGCCCGGCCGCGCGGTGGCGACCGAGGTCCTGGTCGCGACGCCCGCCATCCGCAACCTGATCCGCGAGGGCAAGACCCACCAGATCTACTCGGCGATGCAGGCGGGCGCCAAGCAGGGCATGCACACCATGGACCAGCACCTCGCCGAGCTCGTCAAGGAGGGCAAGATCTCCTACGAGGTCGGCCTCGAGAAGTGCCACCACGCCGAGGACTACAACCGGCTCACCGGTCGGTTCTCCGGTGCGACGCAGGGCGCGACGAACCTGGCCGACCCGGTCCTGACCGGGGCGCCCATGAACCACGGGCAGGTGATGTGA